A single genomic interval of Amblyomma americanum isolate KBUSLIRL-KWMA chromosome 11, ASM5285725v1, whole genome shotgun sequence harbors:
- the LOC144111176 gene encoding RING finger protein 11-like — protein sequence MGNCLKSMSSDDISLLRDNQGTRDSSADQLGPPPPYQETVSMPVYYPSPNVSRPACQLTEEEQVVIAQRMGLIQHLPTGLYDGSKKNRECVICMGEFAMGDAVRFLPCMHIYHTDCIDDWLMRSFTCPSCMEPVDAALLTTYQTN from the exons ATGGGAAATTGTCTCAAGTCGATGTCGTCCGATGACATCTCGCTCCTGAGGGATAATCAAGGCACTAGGGATTCGTCAGCTGATCAGCTTGGACCCCCTCCACCGTACCAG GAGACTGTGTCCATGCCAGTCTACTACCCGTCGCCAAACGTGAGCCGTCCAGCCTGCCAGCTGACCGAGGAAGAGCAGGTGGTGATCGCCCAGCGCATGGGCCTCATCCAGCACCTTCCCACGGGCCTCTATGATGGCAGCAAGAAGAACAGAGA GTGCGTGATATGCATGGGTGAGTTTGCCATGGGCGACGCAGTCCGGTTCCTGCCCTGCATGCACATCTACCACACGGACTGCATTGACGACTGGCTCATGCGCTCCTTCACGTGCCCTTCGTGCATGGAGCCAGTGGATGCCGCACTGTTGACCACCTACCAGACCAACTGA